In Pogoniulus pusillus isolate bPogPus1 chromosome 20, bPogPus1.pri, whole genome shotgun sequence, the following are encoded in one genomic region:
- the LOC135184259 gene encoding uncharacterized protein LOC135184259 isoform X6, translating into MRQWERGGASRVEPQGAAVALSRLQRNGGEHRAAGRRAGGQGVSGQREASRVPRQSCVLCLSQQRSLGSELTIRTTVALNASNQQCLLPDRHLEKTEDMVKFMKDILDGAAEAQAGDGLLQRSKRVIYEAKAAVMKAGVSHLPPIPS; encoded by the exons ATGCGGCAGTGGGAGCGGGGCGGAGCATCGCGGGTGGAGCCGCAGGGAGCGGCAGTGgcgctgagcaggctgcagcggaATGGCGGCGAGcacagagcggcaggcaggcgggcgggcgggcaggGCGTTTCGGGCCAGAGGGAAGCCTCCCGCGTTCCCCGGCAGAGCTGCGTTCTTTGTCTCTCGCAGCAGAGGAGTTTGGGCAG CGAGCTGACCATCCGTACTACCgtcgccttgaatgcctccaaccagcagtgtttgctgccagacagacacctggagaagacagaggacatGGTTAAGTTCATGAAGGATatcttggatggtgctgctgaa gcacaggctggtgatGGACTTCTGCAACGAAGCAAGAGAGTCATCTATGAGGCCAAGGCTGCTGTAATG
- the LOC135184259 gene encoding uncharacterized protein LOC135184259 isoform X7 — protein MRQWERGGASRVEPQGAAVALSRLQRNGGEHRAAGRRAGGQGVSGQREASRVPRQSCVLCLSQQRSLGSELTIRTTVALNASNQQCLLPDRHLEKTEDMVKFMKDILDGAAEKAGVSHLPPIPS, from the exons ATGCGGCAGTGGGAGCGGGGCGGAGCATCGCGGGTGGAGCCGCAGGGAGCGGCAGTGgcgctgagcaggctgcagcggaATGGCGGCGAGcacagagcggcaggcaggcgggcgggcgggcaggGCGTTTCGGGCCAGAGGGAAGCCTCCCGCGTTCCCCGGCAGAGCTGCGTTCTTTGTCTCTCGCAGCAGAGGAGTTTGGGCAG CGAGCTGACCATCCGTACTACCgtcgccttgaatgcctccaaccagcagtgtttgctgccagacagacacctggagaagacagaggacatGGTTAAGTTCATGAAGGATatcttggatggtgctgctgaa
- the LOC135184259 gene encoding uncharacterized protein LOC135184259 isoform X5 — MREEQMLRNIPHEMQVAEEAGSGAKKESFFTCFSCASSSVCLLRCFCLFLWQRSVCFFGWRADHPYYRRLECLQPAVFAARQTPGEDRGHAAVAPIVTPCDLSSCPGCLPVLGAGSEYVVRSAWGVPSFAVLTVGTPRAMEWAQAGDGLLQRSKRVIYEAKAAVMKAGVSHLPPIPS, encoded by the exons atgcgggaggagcagatgctgaggaacaTCCCCCACGAGATGCAGGTGGCAGAAGAGGCTGGGTCAG GTGCCAAAAAGGAGAGCTTCTTCACCTGCTTCTCCTGTGCAAgctcttctgtctgtctgctgagatgtttctgcctgtttctctggcagagaagtgtttgcttttttggcTGG CGAGCTGACCATCCGTACTACCgtcgccttgaatgcctccaaccagcagtgtttgctgccagacagacacctggagaagacagaggacatG ctgCGGTGGCTCCGATTGTTACGCCGTGTGATTTATCTTCCTGTCCTGGCTGTCTTcccgtgctgggtgctggcagtgaatACGTGGTGAGGAGTGCTTGGGGTGTGCCATCCTTTGCTGTTCTCACTGTGGGAACTCCAAGAGCCATGGAATGG gcacaggctggtgatGGACTTCTGCAACGAAGCAAGAGAGTCATCTATGAGGCCAAGGCTGCTGTAATG